A portion of the Acidisarcina polymorpha genome contains these proteins:
- the purS gene encoding phosphoribosylformylglycinamidine synthase subunit PurS — protein sequence MKAYVYVTLKRSVLDPQGQTIQSALKKMQYQGVDDVRQGKYFILTLEDALDAATAHTEVERIAREVLTNPVIEEFTFRLED from the coding sequence ATGAAGGCTTATGTCTACGTTACATTGAAGCGCAGCGTTCTCGACCCTCAGGGTCAGACAATCCAGAGCGCGTTGAAAAAAATGCAGTACCAAGGCGTGGATGACGTCCGGCAGGGCAAGTATTTCATCCTCACCCTGGAAGACGCGCTCGATGCCGCAACTGCCCACACCGAAGTGGAACGGATCGCCCGCGAGGTGCTCACCAACCCGGTCATCGAAGAATTCACCTTCCGGCTGGAAGACTAG